A portion of the Bacillus thuringiensis genome contains these proteins:
- the uvrB gene encoding excinuclease ABC subunit B yields MEHQFEIISAYSPQGDQPVAIEKLVEGINSGKKKQVLLGATGTGKTFTISNVIKEVQKPTLVMAHNKTLAGQLYSELKDFFPNNAVEYFVSYYDYYQPEAYVPQTDTFIEKDAQINDEIDKLRHSATSALFERDDVIIVASVSCIYGLGSPEEYRELVVSLRVGMEKDRNQLLRELVDVQYGRNDIDFKRGTFRVRGDVVEIFPASLDEHCIRIEFFGDEIDRIREVNALTGEVLAERDHVAIFPASHFVTREEKMKVAIENIEKELEERLKELNDNGKLLEAQRIEQRTRYDLEMMREMGFCSGIENYSRHLTLRPAGATPYTLLDYFPEDFLIVMDESHVSVPQVRAMYNGDQARKQVLVDHGFRLPSALDNRPLMFDEFEEKTNQVIYVSATPGPYELEQSPEVIEQIIRPTGLLDPPIDIRPIEGQIDDLLGEIQDRIAKNERVLITTLTKKMSEDLTDYLKDVGIKVNYLHSEIKTLERIEIIRDLRLGKFDVLVGINLLREGLDIPEVSLVAILDADKEGFLRSERSLIQTIGRAARNENGRVIMYADRITRSMGIAIEETQRRRTIQEAYNKEHGITPKTIQKGVRDVIRATTTAEETETYEATPAKKMTKKEREKTIAKMEAEMKEAAKALDFERAAELRDLLLELKAEG; encoded by the coding sequence TTGGAACATCAATTTGAAATTATATCAGCGTATTCCCCGCAAGGTGATCAGCCGGTAGCTATAGAGAAGCTTGTAGAGGGAATTAATAGTGGAAAGAAAAAGCAAGTGTTGCTTGGAGCGACAGGAACGGGTAAGACATTTACGATTTCAAATGTCATTAAAGAAGTGCAAAAGCCAACACTTGTTATGGCTCACAATAAAACGTTAGCAGGACAGTTATATAGTGAGTTGAAAGACTTTTTCCCGAATAATGCAGTTGAGTATTTTGTTAGTTATTACGATTATTATCAGCCGGAAGCGTATGTACCACAAACAGATACGTTTATTGAAAAGGACGCGCAGATTAATGATGAAATTGATAAATTGCGTCACTCAGCAACGTCTGCATTATTTGAACGGGACGATGTAATTATCGTTGCGAGTGTTTCGTGTATATATGGTTTAGGTTCTCCTGAAGAATACCGCGAGTTAGTTGTATCACTTCGAGTTGGTATGGAGAAGGACCGCAATCAATTGCTTCGTGAACTTGTTGATGTACAGTATGGACGTAATGATATTGATTTCAAGCGTGGTACATTCCGTGTGCGCGGAGATGTAGTTGAAATCTTCCCAGCATCACTTGATGAGCATTGTATTCGAATTGAATTTTTCGGTGATGAAATCGATCGTATTCGTGAAGTAAATGCGTTAACAGGTGAAGTATTAGCAGAACGTGATCATGTAGCAATCTTCCCAGCATCTCACTTCGTTACACGTGAAGAGAAAATGAAGGTCGCTATTGAAAATATTGAAAAAGAATTAGAAGAGCGTTTAAAGGAATTAAATGATAACGGTAAGTTGTTAGAAGCGCAGCGTATAGAGCAGCGTACACGTTATGATTTAGAAATGATGCGCGAGATGGGCTTTTGTTCAGGGATTGAAAACTATTCCCGTCATTTAACACTTCGTCCAGCGGGTGCAACACCGTATACGTTATTGGACTATTTCCCGGAAGATTTCTTAATTGTTATGGATGAGTCGCACGTATCAGTGCCACAAGTAAGAGCGATGTATAACGGGGACCAAGCACGTAAGCAAGTGCTTGTGGATCATGGATTCCGTCTGCCGTCAGCTTTAGATAATAGACCGCTCATGTTTGATGAGTTTGAGGAGAAAACGAATCAAGTTATTTACGTTTCGGCGACGCCAGGACCGTACGAGTTAGAGCAGTCACCAGAAGTAATAGAACAAATTATTCGTCCAACAGGGCTTTTAGATCCACCAATCGATATACGACCTATTGAAGGGCAAATTGACGATTTATTAGGAGAGATTCAAGATCGTATTGCAAAAAATGAACGTGTATTAATTACGACTTTAACGAAGAAAATGTCAGAGGATTTAACGGACTACTTAAAAGATGTAGGAATTAAAGTTAACTATCTTCACTCTGAAATTAAAACGTTAGAACGTATTGAAATTATCCGCGATCTTCGCCTTGGTAAGTTTGATGTACTGGTCGGTATTAACTTATTACGAGAAGGATTAGATATTCCAGAAGTATCACTTGTAGCGATTTTAGATGCTGATAAGGAAGGGTTCTTACGTTCAGAGCGCTCATTAATTCAAACAATTGGTCGTGCCGCGCGTAATGAAAACGGCCGAGTTATTATGTACGCAGATCGTATAACAAGATCAATGGGAATTGCAATTGAAGAAACGCAGCGTCGTCGTACTATACAAGAAGCCTACAATAAAGAGCATGGTATTACGCCGAAAACGATTCAAAAAGGCGTACGTGATGTAATCCGTGCAACGACAACTGCTGAAGAGACAGAAACATACGAAGCAACTCCTGCTAAGAAAATGACGAAAAAAGAGCGTGAAAAGACAATTGCGAAGATGGAAGCAGAGATGAAAGAAGCAGCAAAAGCGTTAGACTTCGAGCGTGCAGCTGAACTAAGAGATTTACTATTAGAATTAAAAGCGGAAGGGTGA
- a CDS encoding DUF4362 domain-containing protein, protein MTIGKRISFICLFLFTLVACSPSNTTIDKKNDVIVKGTRISNLDKFEKFVLNVEQREVDKIRIVQYTLEGDPIFQTLEYSGNDIFYVSDNRKDKFAGKDKGLHKDSCKSIVKDQRESGITYRLIDCTNEAGRNGYDLVYVPKK, encoded by the coding sequence ATGACAATAGGAAAAAGAATCAGTTTTATATGTCTATTTCTTTTTACTTTAGTAGCATGTTCACCATCTAACACTACAATTGATAAGAAGAACGATGTCATTGTAAAGGGAACCAGGATTTCCAATCTAGATAAATTTGAAAAGTTCGTTTTGAATGTCGAGCAAAGGGAAGTTGATAAAATAAGAATTGTACAGTATACCCTTGAAGGGGACCCGATTTTTCAAACGTTAGAGTATAGTGGGAACGATATATTTTATGTGTCAGATAATAGAAAAGACAAATTTGCTGGGAAGGATAAAGGGTTACATAAAGATAGTTGTAAAAGTATTGTTAAAGACCAGCGCGAATCAGGAATCACTTATAGGCTAATAGATTGTACGAATGAAGCTGGGCGCAATGGATATGACTTAGTATATGTACCTAAAAAATAG
- a CDS encoding ATPase codes for MFISNVALVILYGISEYKEQKRLKEEGVPSIDERVVNKMKSYFTICITSFVFLFIMYLCVNKYLDRQAVHVTELLYIAIFGLLISIASTSVLATRDNR; via the coding sequence ATTTTTATATCGAATGTAGCGCTAGTCATTTTATATGGAATTTCGGAATATAAAGAGCAGAAGCGTTTGAAAGAAGAGGGAGTACCATCGATTGATGAGCGAGTTGTGAACAAGATGAAGTCATATTTTACGATTTGTATTACAAGCTTCGTTTTCTTGTTTATTATGTATCTTTGTGTAAATAAGTATTTAGATAGGCAAGCAGTACATGTAACTGAGCTATTATATATTGCTATTTTTGGTTTATTAATAAGTATCGCATCAACGAGCGTATTAGCAACAAGGGATAATAGATAG
- a CDS encoding MerR family transcriptional regulator produces the protein MVVISIQELTRETGVTVRTLRYYDQIDLLKPSGKTEGGHRLYSEADVIRLQQILFLKEMGFSLKEVANMLVKGELDLKKSLENQLRFVQEEQKKFNRMERVLQAVVYSVDVEGELDWKVMFELIQLSKQSPRIREIFQNEVFSKEEQKLLHNLPNMSEEDPNVLEWVDLLKQLRIFMKEGKEAASDEVQRAMKRLMQKCLEMANGDEAFLDKLWEVRKSKEDSQKMSMYPIEEEFLLYMDEAFRIYDEREKDK, from the coding sequence ATGGTAGTGATTTCAATACAAGAATTGACGAGGGAAACAGGGGTTACAGTACGTACACTACGTTATTATGATCAAATAGATTTATTAAAGCCGAGCGGAAAAACAGAGGGTGGGCATCGGTTATATAGTGAAGCTGACGTTATTCGTTTGCAACAAATTTTATTTTTAAAAGAAATGGGATTTTCATTAAAAGAAGTTGCGAATATGTTAGTAAAAGGTGAGCTGGATTTGAAAAAATCACTTGAAAACCAACTTCGATTTGTACAAGAAGAGCAAAAGAAGTTCAATCGAATGGAGCGTGTTTTACAAGCGGTTGTTTATTCGGTAGATGTAGAGGGAGAACTTGATTGGAAAGTTATGTTTGAACTTATTCAGCTTTCAAAACAGTCTCCTCGTATACGTGAAATATTTCAAAATGAAGTATTTTCAAAGGAAGAACAAAAGTTGCTTCATAATTTGCCGAATATGAGTGAGGAAGATCCGAATGTTTTAGAATGGGTAGATTTATTAAAGCAATTACGTATTTTTATGAAAGAGGGTAAAGAAGCCGCTAGTGATGAGGTACAAAGGGCAATGAAGAGATTAATGCAAAAGTGTTTAGAAATGGCTAATGGTGACGAAGCGTTTTTAGATAAGTTATGGGAAGTTAGAAAATCAAAGGAAGATTCACAGAAAATGAGCATGTATCCAATTGAAGAAGAGTTTTTATTATATATGGATGAAGCTTTTCGTATTTATGATGAAAGGGAGAAGGATAAATGA
- a CDS encoding DUF4275 family protein, with translation MEFLEVLRKKNMKVREFQSWGVYFRKCWEDHFANHLSDKEKEDIFLHGDRYACGYLWHIFSYEKKKCLEGKEAENEFHNEVKKECYIFYQHCDDVLLIKDASLLHMDDILCETDDAYKGDIYMVDKDFTWTFVKTHEHRWCGPYFTKKC, from the coding sequence ATGGAGTTTTTAGAGGTGTTAAGAAAGAAAAATATGAAGGTAAGAGAATTTCAAAGTTGGGGTGTATATTTTCGAAAGTGCTGGGAGGATCACTTTGCAAATCATTTAAGTGATAAAGAAAAAGAAGATATTTTTCTTCATGGAGATAGGTATGCATGTGGTTATCTATGGCACATATTTAGTTATGAGAAAAAGAAGTGTTTAGAGGGTAAAGAAGCGGAAAACGAGTTTCATAATGAAGTGAAAAAGGAGTGCTACATTTTCTACCAACACTGTGATGATGTATTGCTAATAAAGGATGCGAGTTTGTTACATATGGATGATATATTGTGTGAGACAGACGATGCGTATAAAGGTGATATCTATATGGTAGATAAAGATTTCACTTGGACCTTTGTGAAAACTCATGAACATAGGTGGTGCGGCCCTTATTTCACAAAGAAGTGTTAG
- the uvrA gene encoding excinuclease ABC subunit UvrA: MSKSKDFIVVKGARAHNLKNIDVTIPRNQLVVVTGLSGSGKSSLAFDTIYAEGQRRYVESLSAYARQFLGQMDKPDVDTIEGLSPAISIDQKTTSRNPRSTVGTVTEIYDYLRLLFARIGTPICPNHGIEITSQTVEQMVDRVLEYPERTKLQVLAPIVSGRKGAHVKVLEDIKKQGYVRVRVDGEMLDVSEEITLDKNKKHSIEVVIDRIVVKEGIASRLADSLESALKLGGGRVLIDVMGEEELLFSEHHACPHCGFSIGELEPRMFSFNSPFGACPSCDGLGSKLEVDLELVIPNWDLSLNEHAIAPWEPTSSQYYPQLLQSVCNHYGVDMDMPVKDIPKDLFDKVLYGSGEEKVYFRYVNEFGQVKENEILFEGVIPNIERRYRETSSDYIREQMEKYMAEQACPKCKGGRLKPESLAVFVGDKTIADVTKYSVQEVQEFFSNVELTEKQQKIAHLILREIQERVGFLVNVGLDYLTLSRAAGTLSGGEAQRIRLATQIGSRLTGVLYILDEPSIGLHQRDNDRLIRTLQEMRDLGNTLIVVEHDEDTMMAADYLLDIGPGAGIHGGQVVSAGTPAEVMQDDNSLTGKYLSGKEFIPVPLERRKGDGRKVEIVGAKENNLKNAKMSFPLGTFVAVTGVSGSGKSTMINEVLYKSLAQKLYKAKAKPGTHKEIKGLENLDKVIDIDQSPIGRTPRSNPATYTGVFDDIRDVFAQTNEAKVRGYQKGRFSFNVKGGRCEACRGDGIIKIEMHFLPDVYVPCEVCHGKRYNRETLEVKYKDKNISEVLGMTIEDGVEFFANIPKIKRKLQTLVDVGLGYMKLGQPATTLSGGEAQRVKLASELHRRSTGRTLYILDEPTTGLHAHDIARLLEVLQRLVESGETVLVIEHNLDVIKTADYIVDLGPEGGDKGGQIVASGTPEQVVKEERSYTGKYLKEILNRDKARMKEKIKEVELSQ, from the coding sequence GTGAGTAAGAGCAAGGATTTTATCGTTGTAAAAGGTGCTAGAGCACATAACTTAAAAAATATTGATGTAACCATTCCGAGAAATCAGCTTGTCGTTGTAACGGGATTGTCTGGTTCGGGGAAATCATCATTAGCATTTGATACGATTTATGCAGAAGGGCAGCGCAGATACGTAGAATCGTTATCTGCGTATGCGCGCCAGTTTTTAGGACAAATGGATAAGCCGGATGTAGATACGATTGAAGGATTGTCACCAGCGATTTCAATCGATCAAAAAACGACGAGTCGTAATCCACGTTCAACTGTCGGAACGGTAACGGAGATTTATGATTATTTACGTTTATTATTTGCGCGAATTGGTACGCCAATTTGTCCAAATCATGGGATTGAAATTACATCACAAACAGTAGAGCAGATGGTAGACCGTGTTCTTGAATATCCTGAACGTACGAAATTACAAGTGTTAGCTCCTATCGTTTCTGGTCGTAAAGGTGCACATGTGAAAGTACTTGAAGATATTAAGAAGCAAGGATATGTTCGTGTACGTGTTGATGGTGAAATGCTCGATGTGTCTGAAGAGATTACGTTAGATAAAAATAAGAAGCATTCCATTGAAGTTGTAATTGACCGTATTGTTGTAAAAGAAGGAATCGCAAGCCGTCTTGCTGATTCACTTGAAAGTGCATTAAAGCTTGGCGGAGGCCGAGTTTTAATCGATGTAATGGGAGAAGAGGAACTTCTATTTAGTGAACATCATGCTTGTCCGCATTGTGGTTTTTCAATCGGAGAATTAGAGCCGCGTATGTTCTCATTCAACAGTCCGTTCGGAGCTTGTCCTTCTTGTGATGGACTTGGTTCAAAGCTAGAGGTAGATTTAGAACTTGTTATCCCGAACTGGGATTTATCATTAAATGAACATGCGATTGCACCTTGGGAACCGACAAGTTCACAATACTATCCACAACTTTTACAATCTGTATGTAATCACTACGGCGTTGATATGGATATGCCTGTGAAAGATATACCGAAAGATTTATTTGATAAAGTGTTGTACGGAAGCGGGGAAGAGAAGGTTTATTTCCGCTATGTAAATGAATTCGGTCAAGTAAAGGAAAATGAGATTTTATTTGAAGGTGTTATTCCAAACATTGAACGTCGTTATCGTGAAACGAGTTCCGATTACATTCGTGAGCAAATGGAAAAGTATATGGCAGAACAAGCTTGTCCGAAGTGTAAAGGCGGCCGTTTAAAGCCTGAAAGCTTAGCTGTTTTTGTTGGTGATAAAACGATTGCTGACGTAACGAAGTATTCAGTTCAAGAAGTACAAGAATTTTTCTCGAATGTAGAGCTAACGGAGAAGCAACAAAAAATAGCTCATTTAATTTTAAGAGAAATTCAGGAGCGCGTTGGATTCTTAGTGAACGTTGGTTTAGATTATTTAACGCTAAGTCGTGCGGCTGGTACGTTATCAGGTGGTGAGGCGCAGCGTATTCGTTTAGCGACGCAAATTGGTTCTCGTCTAACTGGCGTACTTTATATTCTTGATGAGCCTTCAATTGGTTTACACCAGCGCGATAACGATCGTCTTATTCGTACATTGCAAGAAATGCGCGATTTAGGTAATACATTAATCGTTGTTGAGCATGATGAAGATACGATGATGGCTGCTGATTATTTACTTGATATCGGACCAGGTGCAGGTATTCACGGTGGGCAAGTTGTATCGGCAGGGACACCAGCTGAAGTGATGCAAGATGATAATTCGTTAACAGGAAAATATTTAAGCGGTAAAGAGTTTATTCCAGTTCCACTTGAAAGACGTAAAGGTGACGGACGTAAAGTGGAGATTGTCGGCGCAAAAGAGAATAACTTAAAGAATGCAAAAATGTCATTCCCACTCGGTACGTTTGTAGCGGTAACAGGTGTATCTGGATCAGGTAAAAGTACGATGATTAATGAAGTACTATATAAATCGTTGGCGCAAAAGTTATATAAAGCGAAAGCGAAGCCAGGTACTCATAAAGAGATTAAAGGTCTTGAAAATTTAGATAAAGTAATTGATATTGATCAATCGCCAATTGGTCGTACACCACGTTCTAATCCAGCGACGTATACAGGTGTATTCGATGATATTCGTGATGTGTTTGCACAAACGAATGAAGCGAAAGTGCGCGGATATCAAAAAGGACGTTTCAGCTTTAATGTAAAAGGTGGACGTTGTGAAGCGTGCCGTGGTGATGGAATTATTAAAATCGAAATGCACTTCTTACCAGATGTGTATGTTCCGTGCGAAGTTTGTCACGGTAAACGATATAATCGTGAAACGTTAGAAGTGAAATATAAAGATAAGAATATTTCTGAAGTGTTAGGGATGACAATTGAAGATGGAGTAGAATTCTTCGCCAATATTCCTAAAATTAAGCGTAAACTTCAAACGCTTGTAGATGTTGGGCTTGGTTATATGAAATTAGGTCAACCAGCAACAACATTATCTGGTGGGGAAGCACAGCGTGTGAAATTAGCTTCTGAATTACACCGTCGTTCTACAGGTCGTACGTTATATATTTTAGATGAGCCAACGACTGGTTTACATGCGCATGATATTGCACGTCTTCTAGAAGTGCTGCAACGTCTTGTTGAGAGCGGTGAGACGGTACTTGTAATTGAACATAATTTAGATGTGATAAAAACAGCGGATTATATTGTTGACCTTGGACCAGAAGGCGGGGACAAAGGTGGACAAATTGTTGCTTCCGGAACGCCAGAGCAAGTAGTGAAAGAAGAGCGCTCGTATACAGGTAAGTATTTAAAAGAGATTTTAAATCGTGATAAAGCAAGAATGAAAGAGAAAATAAAAGAAGTAGAATTATCGCAATAA
- a CDS encoding phage holin family protein — MRWIVSLLVNSVVLIAVSGLLKGIAPDAFYVANIQTAIIASIILAVLNVFVKPFLILITLPITVVTFGFFLIVINAITLKIADSLLGDAFNISGFGVAIVAAICISIFNMIIEKAIVEPLYEKKRK, encoded by the coding sequence ATGAGATGGATTGTATCACTTCTTGTAAATAGCGTTGTGTTAATCGCTGTATCGGGGCTTTTAAAAGGGATTGCACCAGATGCATTTTACGTAGCAAATATACAAACTGCAATTATTGCGAGTATTATATTGGCGGTTTTAAATGTGTTCGTAAAGCCGTTTTTAATTTTAATTACGCTACCAATTACTGTTGTAACTTTCGGCTTCTTCTTAATTGTTATTAATGCGATTACGTTAAAAATAGCAGATTCATTATTAGGAGATGCTTTTAATATATCAGGATTTGGTGTAGCGATTGTTGCGGCAATTTGTATTTCAATTTTTAATATGATTATTGAAAAGGCAATTGTGGAACCTCTATATGAAAAAAAGAGAAAATGA